The following proteins are co-located in the Paenibacillus sp. JNUCC32 genome:
- a CDS encoding RsmF rRNA methyltransferase first C-terminal domain-containing protein, producing the protein MGKELLPVGFVTSMNEILGDASCDFWDSYDSPRTHGLRLNRLKAVHAADSVKKLIRDFQLTPVPWCDTGYYYDESVRPGKHPYHAAGLYYIQEPSAMSAVELLNPQPGETILDLAAAPGGKTSHIASKMMGRGLLVSNEIHPERARILAENVERMGITNTVVTSAAPDQLSRRFVACFDRIMLDAPCSGEGMFRKDAAAIAEWSPEHVDLCVARQWDIVQEAYRMLKPGGTLAYSTCTFNTAENEEMIERILSQYPDLELQQMKRLWPHLERGEGHFVAILVKTPAAEAYSDDQETITNSGKAQAKSNRGGKQAPALSALADFQDWAKQDLPGFELGGGTPILFGEELYWLPVSESVPWHDKQLKGLKMPRAGLHLAHLKKNRIEPAHALAMSLNPGQAARSWDLPSDSAETAAYLRGEVISIPSEYRGWTLVTTDGLPLGWGKASGGQLKNHLPKGLRNPK; encoded by the coding sequence ATGGGAAAGGAACTATTGCCTGTCGGTTTCGTCACCAGCATGAACGAAATCCTTGGGGATGCCTCATGTGACTTTTGGGACAGCTACGATTCGCCCCGCACCCATGGGCTGCGTCTTAACCGGCTGAAAGCGGTTCATGCCGCAGACAGCGTCAAGAAACTCATCCGGGACTTCCAACTGACGCCGGTGCCCTGGTGTGATACCGGATACTATTATGATGAAAGCGTTCGTCCAGGAAAGCACCCTTATCATGCCGCCGGACTATATTATATTCAGGAGCCCTCGGCAATGTCCGCGGTGGAACTGCTGAATCCTCAGCCCGGGGAGACCATCCTGGATCTTGCGGCCGCTCCCGGCGGCAAGACAAGCCATATCGCCTCGAAAATGATGGGCCGGGGACTGCTCGTCTCCAACGAGATCCACCCCGAACGGGCGCGCATTCTGGCCGAGAACGTGGAACGTATGGGAATAACGAATACCGTCGTTACGAGTGCGGCACCGGATCAGCTATCCCGCCGTTTCGTTGCCTGCTTTGACCGGATCATGCTAGATGCGCCATGCTCCGGTGAAGGCATGTTTCGAAAGGATGCCGCTGCAATTGCCGAATGGTCGCCTGAACACGTGGATCTGTGCGTTGCGCGGCAGTGGGACATTGTCCAGGAGGCTTACCGGATGCTCAAGCCAGGCGGAACGTTGGCGTATTCCACCTGTACGTTCAACACGGCGGAAAATGAGGAGATGATCGAGCGCATTCTCTCGCAGTATCCCGATTTGGAACTGCAGCAAATGAAGCGCTTATGGCCACATTTGGAGCGGGGCGAGGGGCATTTTGTTGCCATCTTGGTCAAAACGCCGGCTGCCGAGGCTTACAGCGACGATCAAGAGACCATTACCAACAGCGGTAAGGCTCAGGCCAAATCAAACCGGGGCGGCAAACAGGCTCCTGCGCTTTCCGCCCTGGCCGACTTTCAAGACTGGGCGAAGCAGGACCTCCCCGGCTTTGAGCTTGGCGGCGGCACGCCGATATTGTTCGGCGAAGAATTATATTGGCTGCCGGTCAGCGAGAGCGTCCCTTGGCACGATAAGCAGCTGAAGGGGCTGAAGATGCCGCGCGCCGGCCTTCATCTGGCCCACCTGAAGAAGAATCGGATCGAGCCGGCTCACGCCCTCGCCATGTCCTTGAATCCAGGCCAAGCCGCCAGAAGCTGGGACCTGCCTTCAGATTCTGCCGAAACGGCTGCTTATTTGCGGGGAGAGGTGATCTCCATTCCTTCCGAATATCGGGGCTGGACTTTGGTGACTACGGACGGACTCCCCCTCGGCTGGGGCAAAGCCAGCGGCGGCCAGCTCAAGAATCACCTGCCCAAGGGGCTGCGCAATCCCAAGTAG
- a CDS encoding GGDEF domain-containing protein — protein sequence MSYELNYWSTSPLPTIFAVCGAYIALMMLIMCLFMYSKQRKNAYIYMAAAFFFIMTYEGLNIHSAWTGKPVFSPESDVLRFIQLFSFVLLNISVVMLYRKIKTMHYWLPLLSAALLMLPFMLPSFLPYTLDRIWQSIYFDVLQLAALYLAYTQVTPRIGQPIKYALGLAVYVIWTILQAVHTYSGSLSPALQGLALALPVLFYSIVFFILFRRIVELMQSIYRSAITDGLTGLYNRRHFMKHLDHYAAQELKISAIFCDIDNFKKLNDTQGHARADEALKQVAAIMEEELEGIGITGRYGGEELVALVVDRKAKPAQVAEKIRARVASESIVTISIGYSVLRKGVRGDELMKQADKAMYHSKTTGKNKVSDYRSLKTASTEPTESAG from the coding sequence TTGTCCTATGAATTGAACTACTGGTCCACTTCTCCACTACCCACCATATTTGCCGTGTGCGGAGCTTATATCGCTCTCATGATGCTGATCATGTGTCTCTTTATGTACAGCAAGCAACGCAAGAATGCTTACATATATATGGCGGCAGCTTTCTTCTTCATTATGACATACGAGGGCCTGAACATCCATTCGGCATGGACGGGAAAACCTGTTTTCTCACCGGAGTCGGACGTTCTGCGTTTCATCCAGCTTTTTTCGTTCGTTCTGCTGAACATCTCGGTTGTCATGCTGTACCGCAAAATCAAAACCATGCATTATTGGCTTCCCTTGTTGTCGGCCGCACTGCTTATGCTTCCATTCATGCTTCCCTCATTCCTTCCATACACCCTTGACCGGATATGGCAAAGCATATATTTTGACGTGCTGCAGCTCGCTGCGCTCTACCTGGCCTACACGCAAGTAACCCCGCGGATCGGACAGCCGATCAAATACGCGCTCGGGCTTGCCGTTTACGTCATCTGGACGATTCTGCAAGCGGTACATACCTATTCCGGCAGCCTGTCGCCTGCGCTTCAGGGACTGGCGCTCGCGCTGCCTGTGCTCTTTTACAGCATCGTGTTCTTCATTCTGTTCAGGCGCATCGTGGAGCTGATGCAGTCCATTTACCGGTCCGCCATTACGGACGGATTAACCGGGCTTTACAACCGCAGGCACTTTATGAAGCATTTGGACCATTACGCGGCGCAGGAGCTGAAGATATCCGCCATCTTCTGCGACATCGACAATTTCAAGAAGCTGAATGATACCCAGGGACACGCCAGAGCCGATGAAGCGCTGAAGCAGGTCGCCGCCATCATGGAGGAAGAGCTTGAAGGCATCGGGATTACGGGCCGGTATGGCGGCGAGGAATTGGTCGCCTTGGTCGTTGACCGCAAAGCCAAACCCGCGCAGGTCGCCGAGAAGATCCGAGCCCGAGTGGCGAGCGAGAGCATCGTAACCATCAGTATCGGATACAGCGTGCTGCGCAAAGGCGTTCGCGGCGATGAGCTGATGAAACAGGCGGACAAAGCCATGTATCATTCCAAGACGACCGGCAAAAACAAGGTGTCCGATTACCGGTCCCTCAAAACCGCATCCACCGAACCAACGGAATCCGCCGGATAA
- a CDS encoding glycosyltransferase family 4 protein, translated as MKLLQALFFPPEQPGGVSSMIPYLQERFHSSRWEMEMFWLPKRIRNKGQEDPIFHTFDWREFEGSPIVAKYLQTYRDYLWWTRLRIQKPYDLIHSHHPIAGMSMKAVFPEVPLIQTVHSSYERELILNGRIKEGGLEHRFLVSLYKELEHISDRLLTVSNSFKAYMSPYVNTPESIGVIHNGFDDKRFKPVPHENAVPQLITVCRLVPAKGLDILLQACAELKRKGYDYVLHIIGDGPSRQELEEMAKTLGIYQETIFYGYTLHPEEFMPFFDIFVLPSRAEAFGSVFAEAALSCLALVGTDVGGIAEQIEDGVNGLLVPPEDPMALSVALEKVISDPLYRYELARTASDKAKNQYSLSRSVNELKKMYLKFQPQIES; from the coding sequence ATGAAACTTCTTCAGGCATTATTCTTCCCTCCTGAACAGCCGGGCGGCGTCTCGTCCATGATTCCATATTTGCAGGAGCGCTTTCATTCCTCCCGTTGGGAGATGGAAATGTTCTGGCTGCCTAAGCGGATCCGCAACAAAGGCCAGGAGGATCCGATATTCCACACGTTTGATTGGAGAGAGTTCGAAGGGAGCCCGATCGTGGCCAAATACCTTCAAACCTACCGGGATTATCTGTGGTGGACCCGTCTGCGCATTCAAAAGCCTTATGATCTTATCCATAGTCATCATCCGATCGCAGGCATGTCGATGAAAGCCGTATTTCCCGAGGTGCCGCTCATCCAAACCGTGCACTCCAGTTACGAGCGCGAGCTGATCCTCAACGGAAGAATCAAGGAGGGAGGGCTGGAACACCGGTTCCTGGTGTCTTTGTACAAGGAGCTGGAGCATATCAGCGACCGGCTGCTGACCGTGTCGAACTCCTTCAAGGCGTATATGTCTCCCTACGTGAACACGCCCGAATCGATCGGCGTCATCCATAACGGATTCGATGATAAGAGATTCAAGCCCGTTCCCCATGAAAATGCGGTGCCTCAGCTGATTACGGTATGCCGTTTGGTGCCTGCAAAAGGATTGGATATTCTGCTCCAGGCCTGCGCGGAACTAAAACGGAAGGGATATGATTACGTCCTTCATATTATCGGCGACGGACCTTCCCGCCAGGAGCTCGAGGAGATGGCCAAAACGCTGGGCATCTACCAGGAGACGATTTTTTACGGCTATACGCTGCATCCGGAGGAGTTCATGCCGTTCTTTGACATCTTTGTCCTGCCTTCGAGAGCAGAGGCGTTCGGATCGGTGTTCGCGGAAGCGGCGCTCAGCTGTCTCGCCTTGGTAGGGACCGACGTCGGCGGCATCGCCGAGCAGATTGAGGACGGGGTCAACGGTTTGCTTGTACCGCCTGAAGATCCGATGGCGCTCAGCGTGGCGCTCGAGAAGGTCATCAGCGATCCGCTCTATCGTTACGAGCTGGCCCGGACCGCTTCGGATAAGGCAAAGAACCAATACTCCTTGTCCAGATCCGTGAACGAACTGAAAAAAATGTATTTGAAATTTCAACCCCAGATAGAGAGTTAG
- a CDS encoding metallophosphoesterase family protein: MASFRFIHAADLHLDSPFIGISGLDDDLRSFVQESTFRALERLVELAIGEQVDFIVISGDVYDSSNISLRAQLRFLDSLNRLGREGIAVYVIHGNHDPLDSTKLSMTLPSHVHVFGAEPAAVTAVRRSDQQEVAVIAGMSYPTSKVTDNIAIRYPAPSPGLYHIGLLHANVDGDPQHETYAPCTKRELVQAGFHYWALGHIHSRRTLQESPYIVYPGNIQGRHVRETGPKGCYVVDVDGSFNTKLSFHELDSMRWNVVEAPIDACRDVDDWRRSLESILTDTARANADRLSMIRVRVTGRSPVHRQLEGGYVLDELLTDLRRREAAKGKTCGYRGCVWIESFSLQSGDAIDTERLLAEDSFTGDLLRLVRKEQERIHDPDGVVAKGLEPLMEHAEIRSLLDETSPEEMLDWVRRAEELTLGLLLRDRSREEGAGR; the protein is encoded by the coding sequence ATGGCTTCTTTTCGATTTATTCACGCTGCGGATTTGCATCTGGACAGTCCGTTTATCGGAATCAGCGGACTCGATGACGATCTGCGGTCTTTCGTTCAGGAATCGACCTTCCGTGCGCTGGAGCGGCTTGTGGAGCTCGCCATCGGGGAGCAGGTTGATTTTATCGTCATCAGCGGAGACGTCTACGACAGCTCCAACATTTCGCTGCGGGCCCAGCTTCGCTTCCTGGATTCCCTCAACCGCTTGGGGCGGGAAGGGATCGCGGTTTATGTGATCCACGGCAATCATGATCCGCTCGACAGCACGAAGCTGTCCATGACGCTTCCCTCCCATGTCCATGTGTTTGGAGCGGAGCCTGCAGCCGTAACGGCTGTTCGCCGTTCGGACCAACAAGAAGTGGCGGTCATCGCCGGCATGTCGTATCCGACCTCGAAGGTCACGGATAATATTGCGATCCGTTATCCCGCTCCATCACCGGGGCTCTATCATATCGGGCTTCTCCATGCGAACGTGGACGGAGATCCCCAGCACGAAACCTATGCTCCCTGTACGAAAAGGGAGCTGGTTCAGGCCGGATTCCACTACTGGGCGCTCGGGCATATCCACTCCCGCCGCACCCTGCAGGAATCTCCTTATATCGTGTACCCGGGCAATATCCAGGGACGCCATGTCCGGGAGACGGGCCCGAAGGGGTGTTACGTCGTCGATGTGGACGGCAGCTTCAACACGAAGCTCAGCTTCCATGAGCTCGATTCGATGCGATGGAACGTCGTTGAAGCGCCTATCGATGCTTGCCGGGACGTCGACGACTGGCGACGCTCCCTGGAGTCCATCCTCACCGATACAGCCAGAGCCAACGCGGATCGGTTAAGCATGATCCGCGTTCGGGTTACGGGACGAAGTCCGGTTCACCGTCAGCTAGAGGGCGGATACGTGCTGGACGAGCTGCTGACCGATCTGCGGAGAAGAGAGGCCGCAAAGGGCAAGACATGCGGCTATCGGGGCTGCGTCTGGATCGAGAGCTTCTCGCTTCAATCCGGGGATGCGATCGATACGGAGAGGCTGTTGGCGGAAGACAGCTTTACGGGGGACTTGCTTCGCCTTGTCCGGAAGGAGCAGGAACGAATTCATGATCCGGACGGGGTTGTTGCCAAGGGTTTGGAGCCTCTTATGGAACATGCGGAGATCCGCTCGTTGCTTGACGAGACGAGCCCGGAGGAAATGCTGGACTGGGTTCGCAGGGCGGAGGAGCTGACTTTAGGGTTATTGCTGCGCGACCGTTCGCGGGAGGAAGGTGCCGGAAGATGA